One Pullulanibacillus sp. KACC 23026 DNA segment encodes these proteins:
- a CDS encoding terminase TerL endonuclease subunit, whose product MAHDPNRALEPIEFLQMLKLVDDFYGQPWVLLNWQHETLWDVYGTVNDQGYRQYRYAYLEIPKKNAKTTLIAGLGVYHLTCDPPQGQIFCCAADRYQAGFVYKAAVAMIDQDEDLGSILKVVDSRKEIINTETGTVLKVLSAEAYSKHGLNPTVVIFDELHAQPNRDLWDIMTFGAGAARKEPLWWVITTAGDDPDRNSIGWEIHEQAMKIRDGELEDPTWYVKIYGADEDDDIFDEKTWYKANPSLGHTISIESVRQEALAARNSEASERLFRWLRLNQWISLKRVGWQPLTLWDQTNGTWDLSELVGKKCYPGVDLSSTTDITAVCYLFPPQEGIEDWRAIFEAWIPEDNMQERVKRDKVPYDKWVNKKYLYATPGDVVDYDFVEARLLAADKQYDIKTLGTDAWNSRMLTQRLMKEGMEVIEIPQTMAGQSPAMKMIERLMKSGKMTHEENPLARWCWGNVVVAVDGNENIKPMKNKSKDRIDVTVAMINAMATAILMGEQEKESVYEKRGVRTL is encoded by the coding sequence ATGGCCCATGATCCAAACCGTGCGCTCGAACCGATTGAATTTCTTCAAATGCTCAAACTGGTGGATGATTTTTATGGACAACCTTGGGTCCTTTTAAATTGGCAGCATGAAACCTTATGGGATGTTTATGGTACCGTTAATGACCAGGGCTATCGCCAATATCGATACGCGTACTTAGAGATCCCAAAAAAGAACGCTAAAACAACGCTCATAGCTGGTTTAGGGGTATATCATCTAACCTGTGATCCTCCACAAGGTCAAATTTTTTGTTGTGCAGCCGATAGATATCAAGCGGGATTTGTTTATAAAGCTGCTGTAGCCATGATTGACCAAGACGAGGATTTAGGATCGATTCTGAAAGTTGTCGATAGCCGGAAAGAAATCATAAATACGGAAACAGGAACGGTGTTAAAAGTTTTATCGGCTGAAGCATATAGCAAACATGGCTTGAACCCCACAGTCGTTATATTTGATGAGCTTCATGCTCAGCCTAATCGTGACTTATGGGACATAATGACGTTTGGCGCCGGTGCGGCACGTAAGGAACCACTGTGGTGGGTTATTACGACGGCTGGCGATGATCCGGATCGAAATTCTATTGGCTGGGAAATCCATGAGCAGGCTATGAAAATTCGCGATGGGGAGCTAGAGGATCCTACTTGGTACGTTAAGATATACGGGGCCGATGAAGACGATGATATCTTTGATGAGAAAACGTGGTACAAAGCCAATCCATCGCTAGGACACACGATAAGTATTGAGTCGGTCAGACAAGAGGCGCTTGCAGCTCGCAACAGCGAAGCTTCAGAGCGTCTTTTTCGTTGGTTAAGACTCAATCAATGGATATCGCTTAAACGTGTTGGGTGGCAGCCACTTACTTTGTGGGATCAAACTAATGGAACATGGGATTTATCGGAATTAGTCGGCAAAAAATGCTATCCCGGGGTGGATCTATCCAGCACAACCGACATTACGGCTGTTTGTTACCTGTTTCCTCCACAAGAGGGAATAGAGGATTGGAGAGCCATCTTTGAAGCATGGATTCCCGAAGATAATATGCAAGAACGAGTTAAAAGGGATAAAGTTCCTTACGATAAATGGGTTAATAAAAAATATTTATATGCAACTCCAGGAGATGTTGTTGATTATGACTTTGTCGAGGCACGATTACTCGCCGCTGATAAACAATACGACATCAAAACACTTGGAACTGACGCTTGGAATAGCCGTATGCTTACTCAAAGACTGATGAAAGAGGGCATGGAGGTTATTGAAATCCCACAAACAATGGCTGGACAAAGCCCAGCGATGAAAATGATTGAGAGATTGATGAAATCTGGCAAAATGACTCATGAAGAAAATCCTTTAGCACGTTGGTGCTGGGGGAACGTCGTCGTTGCAGTTGATGGAAACGAAAACATTAAACCGATGAAAAACAAATCCAAAGACCGAATTGACGTAACTGTAGCTATGATAAACGCTATGGCGACGGCCATTTTAATGGGTGAACAAGAAAAAGAATCGGTTTATGAAAAAAGGGGAGTGAGGACGCTTTGA
- a CDS encoding phage portal protein, giving the protein MGILTNLVDKSRSYSLDDFEKEVISKLNRGSHSGVRVDEHTAMRYVTVFSCVRVLAETMGSLPLFVYKSRSDGGKDKATDHPVYWLLHDQPNDEMTSLTWRETQVGHQVISGNNYSVITPNNKGQPIDIYPVPWNDCQPYRDPMTGKIRYRVNDRGNFEDFPAERILHIPGLGFDGVMGYSPIRMAQEAVGLGMAASEFSARFYAQGMTTGGVLEHPAALGDKAYERLQKWINETGVGMGNSWKPMILEEGMKFSRIPMPMTDAQFIETRKFSREEICGLFRVPPHMIADLSMSTNNNIEQQSLEFIMYSSMPYIKRWEQGINWKLFTKEERQQGYYAKFNVNAFLRGDFTSRQNALHLMRQDGVINADEWREMEDLNPQEGDQGKTYLVNGNMVPARVANEGATVKKGGDNSA; this is encoded by the coding sequence ATGGGGATATTAACCAACTTAGTGGATAAATCAAGGTCCTATTCGTTAGATGACTTTGAAAAAGAGGTTATAAGTAAGCTTAATAGGGGATCTCATTCTGGTGTTCGTGTTGATGAGCATACAGCTATGCGCTATGTCACTGTATTTTCATGTGTGAGAGTACTTGCGGAGACGATGGGATCCTTACCTTTGTTTGTCTATAAGTCGCGTTCGGATGGCGGGAAAGATAAAGCTACCGATCATCCAGTTTATTGGCTACTCCATGATCAACCTAACGATGAGATGACCTCTTTAACCTGGAGAGAGACTCAGGTCGGCCATCAAGTCATATCCGGTAACAACTATTCAGTCATCACTCCAAATAATAAGGGTCAGCCGATCGATATTTACCCAGTACCATGGAATGATTGCCAACCGTATCGGGATCCAATGACAGGAAAGATTAGATATAGAGTAAACGACCGTGGCAATTTTGAGGATTTCCCTGCTGAAAGAATTTTGCATATCCCAGGTCTTGGATTTGATGGCGTTATGGGGTACAGTCCTATCCGAATGGCCCAGGAAGCCGTTGGTTTAGGGATGGCAGCATCAGAGTTTTCCGCTCGTTTCTATGCCCAAGGGATGACAACTGGTGGGGTCCTTGAGCACCCTGCTGCTTTAGGTGATAAGGCCTACGAGAGGCTGCAAAAGTGGATTAATGAGACTGGAGTAGGAATGGGAAATAGCTGGAAGCCTATGATACTTGAAGAGGGCATGAAATTCAGCCGAATCCCAATGCCAATGACAGATGCTCAGTTCATAGAGACTCGAAAGTTTTCCCGGGAAGAAATTTGCGGGCTATTTCGCGTGCCTCCGCATATGATCGCTGACTTATCAATGTCTACGAACAACAACATTGAGCAGCAGTCACTCGAATTCATCATGTACTCCTCAATGCCTTACATTAAGCGCTGGGAACAAGGCATTAACTGGAAGCTTTTTACGAAAGAAGAGCGACAGCAAGGGTATTATGCCAAATTTAATGTTAATGCGTTTCTGCGCGGAGACTTTACCAGCCGTCAAAATGCATTGCATCTTATGCGCCAAGATGGGGTTATTAACGCTGATGAGTGGCGTGAGATGGAAGACCTTAACCCTCAAGAAGGCGATCAAGGTAAGACTTATCTTGTTAACGGCAATATGGTGCCTGCAAGAGTCGCTAATGAAGGAGCTACTGTGAAAAAGGGAGGTGATAATAGTGCCTAA
- a CDS encoding head maturation protease, ClpP-related, producing MPKKINVKGVIVSNDDQWIYNLFGIESTSPSDVESQLEEANGDDVIVHINSGGGDVYAGSDIYTTLKEYGNATTKIVGLAASAASVIAMGGKKVLMSPTGNLMIHNASSVAKGDYRDMAQASDVLLKVNKTISNAYQLKSGMSEQELLDLMDKETWLTPQEALENKLIDEIMFTDDQTKLSASVGIGQMLPEAVINKVRNMKEQFINPDITNDKPKTPVIPPEKPIENTQTVKRPTHSLSFYEKRLKNIERGL from the coding sequence GTGCCTAAGAAAATCAATGTTAAAGGGGTTATTGTCTCGAATGATGATCAATGGATTTACAACTTGTTTGGAATTGAGTCGACAAGCCCAAGTGATGTAGAAAGCCAACTTGAAGAAGCTAATGGTGACGATGTTATAGTGCACATCAACAGTGGTGGTGGAGATGTTTATGCGGGCTCCGATATCTATACAACTCTTAAAGAATATGGAAATGCCACGACAAAGATTGTCGGGCTTGCGGCAAGTGCTGCTTCTGTAATCGCTATGGGAGGAAAAAAGGTTTTGATGTCGCCAACCGGAAACCTTATGATCCATAATGCCTCAAGCGTCGCTAAAGGAGATTATCGAGATATGGCGCAGGCCTCCGATGTTTTGCTAAAGGTCAATAAAACGATTTCGAATGCCTATCAGTTAAAAAGTGGGATGTCGGAACAAGAACTGCTTGATCTAATGGACAAAGAAACCTGGTTAACTCCACAGGAAGCCCTGGAGAACAAGCTGATTGATGAAATAATGTTTACTGACGATCAAACAAAGCTATCCGCTAGCGTTGGAATAGGCCAAATGCTCCCTGAAGCAGTCATAAATAAAGTCAGGAATATGAAAGAACAGTTCATAAATCCTGATATTACTAATGACAAACCTAAAACACCTGTGATACCACCAGAAAAACCAATTGAAAACACTCAAACAGTAAAGCGACCTACTCACTCGCTTTCTTTTTATGAGAAAAGACTAAAAAATATTGAAAGAGGGTTATAG
- a CDS encoding phage major capsid protein, whose amino-acid sequence MNELQRLMNARADKIKAQRTLLDAAKAENRDLTAEEITNFDALEAEIDDLDGKIENEKAKMEREQKLQNREKDLENPAFQPFRPSNINTMENHKSEKDNAGFKNIGEFIHAVRFGDSKGRLENLPVGQGQGGGIQVPEAFQSQILPSFRNEQSMGTGSEGGYAVPTQFRPDVMMLDPESAIVRSRAQVIPAGDPPDAAITMPALDQGSSGVYGGVQVQWISEGAQIPDTSTALKEITLQPQEVAASITVTDKLLRNWSAASTFLSNLLTKAMMAAEDIAFLTGNGTGKPTGVIGAAGAKVVNRQTASKITTLDIVTMYAQLYAASQGSAIWVANQSTLPLIASLKDENNNYIFIRGDITKGIPSTLLGVPIIFTGKTSVLGAKGDLALVDLENYLVKDGSGPYIAASEHALFTQNKTIIKVYWNVDGKPWVTEPLKLEDGVTTVSPYVILDVPSA is encoded by the coding sequence ATGAACGAATTACAACGCCTAATGAACGCTAGAGCCGATAAAATTAAGGCTCAAAGAACACTTTTAGATGCTGCAAAAGCTGAAAATCGCGATTTGACAGCGGAAGAAATCACCAATTTTGATGCCTTAGAAGCTGAGATTGATGATTTAGATGGAAAAATTGAAAACGAAAAAGCAAAAATGGAGCGCGAGCAAAAGCTTCAAAATCGCGAAAAGGATCTCGAAAACCCAGCTTTTCAACCTTTCCGACCATCAAACATCAATACGATGGAAAACCATAAATCCGAAAAGGATAATGCCGGGTTTAAAAATATCGGTGAATTCATCCATGCAGTTCGTTTCGGAGATTCTAAAGGCCGTTTAGAAAATCTGCCAGTAGGTCAAGGTCAGGGCGGCGGGATTCAAGTTCCTGAAGCTTTCCAGTCTCAAATTCTTCCAAGCTTCCGAAATGAGCAAAGCATGGGGACAGGTTCAGAGGGGGGGTATGCGGTACCGACGCAATTTCGTCCGGATGTTATGATGCTTGATCCTGAATCCGCCATTGTGCGATCTCGAGCTCAAGTCATTCCAGCGGGTGACCCACCGGATGCTGCTATCACAATGCCGGCTCTTGATCAAGGCTCAAGCGGTGTTTACGGAGGCGTTCAAGTTCAGTGGATTTCTGAGGGCGCTCAAATCCCTGATACGAGTACGGCTCTCAAAGAAATCACACTCCAACCACAAGAGGTTGCTGCAAGCATTACTGTTACTGACAAACTACTTCGGAACTGGTCAGCCGCATCAACATTCTTGAGCAATCTGCTTACAAAAGCCATGATGGCAGCCGAGGATATCGCCTTTTTAACTGGAAACGGGACAGGAAAACCAACTGGTGTCATTGGAGCAGCGGGTGCAAAGGTTGTTAATCGTCAAACGGCTAGTAAGATCACGACACTCGATATCGTTACTATGTACGCTCAGCTTTATGCAGCTTCTCAAGGATCTGCCATTTGGGTGGCCAACCAATCTACTCTTCCGTTGATTGCATCTTTGAAAGACGAAAATAACAACTATATCTTTATCCGCGGGGATATCACGAAAGGTATTCCAAGCACACTTCTCGGAGTTCCGATCATCTTCACCGGAAAAACATCTGTTCTAGGTGCGAAAGGCGATCTGGCTCTAGTTGATCTTGAAAATTATCTTGTTAAAGACGGTTCTGGTCCTTATATTGCAGCATCTGAGCACGCTTTGTTTACCCAAAACAAAACGATCATCAAAGTTTACTGGAACGTCGACGGCAAGCCTTGGGTTACGGAACCTCTTAAACTTGAAGACGGTGTTACAACTGTTTCTCCGTATGTCATTCTTGATGTACCATCAGCTTAA
- a CDS encoding head-tail connector protein, translating to MDYKIVDQSAEEPIDLDIVKEHLKVEFDDEDTLITSLIAASRELCEAKTWRSLKTQKYEMSLGHFHDTIRIPKPPLVSIDLISYKTKDGTETIIDPSQYIAGLDSEPGVLKAVDQWPKFDPYPVQPIKIQFTAGYDKDSLPKSIQQAQLLLIGHFYANRQAVYLGTTSAPLTMAVDALLSPFKVRSVYP from the coding sequence ATGGATTATAAAATTGTAGATCAATCTGCTGAAGAGCCCATTGACTTAGACATTGTTAAAGAGCACCTTAAAGTCGAATTTGATGATGAGGACACTTTAATTACCAGCTTAATAGCGGCATCTCGAGAATTGTGCGAGGCAAAAACTTGGCGGTCATTAAAAACCCAAAAATACGAAATGAGCCTTGGGCATTTTCATGATACTATTCGTATCCCGAAGCCACCTTTAGTTTCTATTGATCTGATATCCTACAAAACTAAGGACGGTACGGAAACAATTATCGATCCGTCTCAATATATTGCCGGATTAGATTCTGAACCAGGCGTTTTAAAGGCGGTTGATCAATGGCCAAAGTTTGATCCCTATCCCGTTCAGCCCATAAAAATTCAATTTACAGCTGGGTACGATAAAGATTCGTTGCCAAAAAGCATTCAACAAGCTCAACTTTTGTTAATAGGCCATTTTTATGCGAATCGCCAAGCTGTGTATCTCGGAACAACAAGCGCGCCATTAACAATGGCGGTTGATGCCCTGTTGAGCCCTTTTAAAGTTCGAAGTGTTTATCCATAA
- a CDS encoding phage head closure protein: MPLILDPSKLNYRITFNEKKTVKINGVSVTENTPVGTVWAAVFNQKLSDRMANIGDEVTNTITFVIREKQSFEINNAMTVNWNGSTYEIKDISPDVVNKEWKTIICEVITG; this comes from the coding sequence TTGCCACTCATATTAGACCCATCTAAATTGAATTACCGAATTACGTTTAACGAGAAGAAAACAGTCAAAATCAATGGTGTTTCAGTTACAGAGAACACACCGGTTGGAACCGTTTGGGCAGCTGTCTTTAATCAAAAATTATCTGATCGAATGGCAAATATTGGTGACGAAGTGACAAACACCATCACTTTTGTGATTCGTGAAAAGCAAAGCTTTGAAATTAACAATGCAATGACTGTTAATTGGAACGGATCAACTTATGAAATTAAAGACATCTCACCAGATGTCGTGAATAAGGAGTGGAAAACAATCATCTGTGAGGTGATTACTGGATGA
- a CDS encoding HK97-gp10 family putative phage morphogenesis protein, with protein sequence MSVDIDMDGLDRQFLEIAARTRSGGKKAAKVVAESVVAPKLKENTPYEERSDRKWAAQRVRERVTGVSKEFNHMKDDIEVSGPNELGQYTVHYGEDTAWRSHFVNDGTIYQKPQHFAEKTEVETRSEARAIMQGIIDEELRGV encoded by the coding sequence ATGAGCGTAGATATCGATATGGACGGTCTCGATCGTCAGTTTTTAGAAATAGCTGCACGAACACGATCCGGAGGGAAAAAGGCGGCAAAAGTGGTTGCTGAATCTGTTGTAGCACCAAAGCTTAAAGAAAACACCCCCTACGAAGAAAGATCGGACCGGAAGTGGGCGGCTCAACGTGTGCGAGAACGGGTAACAGGCGTGTCTAAAGAATTCAACCATATGAAAGACGATATCGAAGTTTCCGGACCTAACGAATTGGGACAATATACAGTCCATTATGGAGAAGATACTGCTTGGCGTTCGCATTTTGTTAATGACGGTACGATTTATCAAAAGCCCCAACATTTTGCGGAAAAAACAGAAGTGGAGACACGTAGTGAAGCAAGAGCCATCATGCAAGGCATCATCGACGAGGAATTGAGAGGCGTATGA
- a CDS encoding major tail protein, with the protein MATVGFDSAKIAILDENEQTSAENTFTIDGKSGGAVEANVTGLAPAQNIVWASNVPFRVLSKGTGDIKIALSLGDIESLPDGAVDKILGRTQNEQGITVVGADTQPPYCAVELITHDSLNNKLFFGLLKVQFTFDGDDIKTTDNNGPQASSDVLNGAGIARASDALSYVKARESDQVTQEVFETFIFPQAVPAA; encoded by the coding sequence ATGGCTACAGTAGGTTTTGACTCTGCTAAAATAGCAATTTTAGACGAAAACGAACAAACTTCCGCAGAGAATACTTTTACCATCGATGGTAAAAGCGGGGGAGCCGTGGAAGCTAATGTTACAGGACTCGCGCCAGCACAGAATATTGTTTGGGCTTCCAACGTCCCTTTTAGAGTACTTTCCAAAGGAACTGGAGACATTAAAATAGCTTTGTCTTTAGGGGATATTGAAAGTTTACCAGATGGCGCAGTCGATAAAATTTTAGGCCGCACACAAAATGAACAGGGCATCACAGTGGTAGGAGCCGATACCCAACCCCCATATTGTGCAGTCGAACTCATTACACACGATAGTTTGAATAACAAATTGTTTTTCGGGTTGTTAAAAGTACAATTCACTTTTGATGGCGACGATATAAAAACGACTGACAACAATGGTCCTCAAGCTTCTTCTGACGTGTTAAATGGAGCGGGTATAGCTCGGGCATCAGATGCCCTATCTTATGTGAAAGCTCGGGAGTCTGATCAAGTAACTCAAGAAGTATTTGAGACCTTTATCTTCCCACAAGCTGTTCCGGCGGCTTAA
- a CDS encoding phage tail tape measure protein: MADNNEGVIIRVGLDGVNVTSSLTSLRNTVRASMNQMRAEFSVFDTAGERINALNARYTGIQRTIQAQDVLLERLTQNYRLAAAQYGENSTQALRYANQINNVVRQQEGLRAQLSQVNSQLRTARSEMSLLGRSSTVFNNISSRADAAAKKLKDFGKTMSMSVTLPVAGALAESAKTYIEFNQQLTQMKSLLNDGSVDAATLNKEIKTLGSNTQKWAQSYGESTKDINDGEEELIKKGYTYNQVIGAMPSLLNAARASGDDFTTVMSISTSALEQFNLKASDTATMTKNTQRVTDSLSYVANKTAAGFNDLGVALTYVGPVAHSVGYSLEDTASALGLLANNGIESDKAGTALRGAISRMLKPTKQSAAAFEEMGLSTDKMKKGFYSLPDLLDTINKNTQGMTKAEKAHLITQAFGVQAQTGMNILLQQGGDALRKLSDQTQKATGYTKKLSDQMGNSAQVQVNKLKSSVQVLGQEIGQELVPELIPLVDKTSNLIKEFGSLSDQQKHLIIDTGLFAAAIGPVGLILGGTATTVKVVSGTLGSLTGILSRVGVAGAEAAGEAGALTGALGLLTGPVGITIAALGALGFAGYEVYKHINDANSSMYKLQKVSLDAAKSTEKQYDSNNNMIDSLDSLRAKSRLTNDQFAEYMDLQSKIKKSTDPKVISDLKDKMNDLQNKSGLSNKELQTMVSLNNTLVKKLPTATSKITDQGNRVAGATDELKKYNAELAKTATRQLMTDYLKAQENQNTLSKQKNDLQDKFNNGLKTERSLTDILQNYSKKNLDNLLAQYSSQEQSLELKRALYVVEGKSTKSLDDQISRYKTILKGLDGGKKGLTDQLVTQRQQDDSLKKQITHVNQQQQKYKDLQKQLQENLLVNAGINKSVAERNAKEGTSKSLIISQIASLEDEKKHNKDLLNQHKITVSQYESMNSQVDKQISKLNGVISKLKDIDNQAKKPVTKRVTVTVDTSKMSTKEKQLVMGQVRAYEVQAKALQGYATGTDYVPQTGSYLVGEKGPEIVTLPQGASVMNNDQTMAMLNTNLTSNSKVIQMMNRASRQTPSSGSVDTSRLEQLQDSNNQLQAKNNQLVSMLIQALNNKEFSITTKQIYDANKSYSDQQTKSVNLAKGVLTAG, from the coding sequence GTGGCGGACAATAATGAAGGGGTTATTATTCGGGTTGGCCTTGATGGGGTAAACGTAACGAGCAGCCTAACTTCTCTCCGAAATACTGTGCGAGCATCCATGAACCAAATGAGAGCGGAATTTTCCGTTTTTGATACGGCTGGAGAGCGTATTAACGCTTTAAATGCAAGATACACAGGTATACAGAGAACCATCCAAGCACAGGATGTCTTACTTGAAAGACTTACCCAGAATTACCGACTAGCGGCGGCCCAATACGGCGAAAACAGTACGCAAGCTCTTCGATATGCTAACCAGATCAACAACGTGGTTAGGCAACAGGAAGGCTTAAGAGCTCAACTTAGCCAAGTGAATAGTCAATTAAGGACTGCAAGAAGTGAAATGTCATTATTGGGCCGGTCGAGCACTGTATTTAACAATATATCGTCTCGCGCGGACGCAGCTGCTAAAAAATTAAAAGATTTCGGTAAAACGATGTCTATGTCCGTGACGTTGCCCGTTGCAGGGGCATTAGCGGAAAGCGCTAAGACTTATATTGAGTTTAATCAGCAATTGACTCAAATGAAGTCTTTGTTAAATGATGGGTCCGTAGACGCGGCAACACTTAATAAAGAGATCAAAACGTTAGGATCCAATACTCAGAAGTGGGCTCAATCCTATGGGGAATCCACCAAGGATATTAATGACGGTGAAGAAGAGCTTATTAAAAAAGGTTATACCTATAACCAAGTTATAGGGGCTATGCCGTCTCTTTTAAACGCGGCCAGAGCTTCTGGTGACGATTTTACCACCGTAATGAGCATCTCAACGAGTGCTCTTGAGCAATTCAACCTAAAAGCCTCTGATACGGCCACGATGACGAAAAACACTCAACGTGTTACCGATTCATTAAGTTATGTAGCAAATAAGACAGCAGCAGGCTTTAATGATTTAGGGGTTGCTCTTACTTATGTTGGCCCTGTCGCTCACTCAGTAGGCTATTCTTTAGAGGATACAGCATCAGCGCTTGGGTTGTTGGCCAATAACGGGATTGAGAGCGATAAAGCCGGTACGGCGTTACGAGGGGCAATATCTCGAATGCTTAAACCCACCAAACAAAGCGCAGCAGCCTTCGAAGAGATGGGATTAAGCACGGATAAGATGAAAAAGGGATTTTACTCACTCCCAGATCTCCTTGATACCATTAACAAAAATACCCAAGGAATGACGAAAGCTGAAAAAGCGCATTTAATTACACAGGCTTTTGGTGTTCAGGCCCAAACAGGCATGAACATCTTACTCCAGCAAGGTGGAGATGCACTTAGAAAGCTAAGTGATCAAACCCAAAAAGCGACAGGGTATACTAAAAAGCTATCGGACCAAATGGGCAACTCTGCACAGGTCCAAGTCAATAAGTTAAAGTCGTCTGTCCAGGTGTTAGGCCAGGAAATCGGTCAAGAATTAGTACCTGAGCTGATTCCTTTGGTTGATAAGACCTCTAATCTTATTAAAGAGTTTGGGAGTTTATCCGATCAACAAAAACATTTGATTATTGACACAGGATTATTTGCTGCAGCCATTGGCCCGGTAGGACTGATCTTAGGTGGCACAGCAACAACAGTAAAAGTTGTTTCGGGTACATTAGGCAGTTTAACAGGTATATTAAGTCGTGTCGGCGTGGCAGGTGCTGAAGCGGCAGGGGAAGCCGGTGCGCTAACTGGCGCATTAGGTCTGTTAACAGGTCCAGTAGGGATAACTATTGCAGCACTAGGCGCCTTAGGGTTTGCCGGATACGAAGTCTATAAACATATTAATGATGCAAACTCATCTATGTATAAGCTTCAAAAGGTTTCTCTGGATGCGGCTAAAAGCACCGAGAAGCAATATGACTCAAATAATAATATGATAGATTCGTTAGATAGTTTAAGAGCAAAATCAAGACTTACCAATGATCAATTTGCAGAGTATATGGACTTGCAATCGAAGATTAAGAAGTCCACTGACCCGAAAGTCATTAGCGATTTAAAAGATAAAATGAACGATTTGCAAAACAAATCAGGCCTATCTAACAAGGAATTGCAAACAATGGTCAGTCTAAATAATACGCTTGTGAAAAAATTGCCTACAGCCACGAGTAAAATTACGGATCAGGGCAATCGAGTTGCCGGAGCTACTGATGAATTAAAGAAGTACAATGCAGAACTGGCAAAAACGGCAACCAGGCAATTAATGACTGATTATTTAAAGGCACAAGAGAATCAAAATACGCTATCAAAACAAAAAAACGATTTACAGGATAAGTTTAACAATGGATTAAAAACGGAGAGATCGTTAACTGATATTCTCCAAAATTACAGTAAAAAGAACCTTGATAACCTATTAGCTCAGTACAGTTCCCAAGAACAAAGTCTTGAATTGAAAAGAGCGTTGTATGTTGTTGAAGGCAAATCAACCAAGTCCTTGGACGACCAAATCTCACGATATAAGACAATACTTAAAGGCTTAGATGGTGGGAAAAAGGGGCTTACAGATCAGTTAGTTACTCAAAGACAACAAGATGATTCCTTGAAAAAACAAATTACTCACGTTAACCAGCAGCAACAGAAATACAAGGACTTACAAAAACAACTTCAAGAAAACCTACTGGTTAATGCCGGAATTAACAAATCGGTTGCCGAAAGGAATGCTAAAGAAGGAACCTCTAAGTCTTTAATCATTTCTCAAATTGCGTCTCTTGAGGACGAGAAAAAACATAATAAAGATCTACTTAACCAACATAAAATAACTGTTTCTCAATATGAGAGTATGAACAGTCAAGTAGATAAGCAGATCAGTAAATTAAACGGAGTTATTTCTAAGCTCAAAGACATCGATAACCAAGCTAAAAAACCCGTAACCAAAAGAGTAACAGTTACTGTCGATACTTCAAAGATGAGCACTAAGGAAAAGCAACTTGTGATGGGTCAAGTGAGAGCATATGAAGTCCAGGCTAAGGCTTTACAGGGTTACGCCACGGGTACTGATTACGTTCCACAAACAGGAAGTTATCTTGTCGGAGAAAAAGGCCCTGAGATCGTCACTTTGCCACAAGGCGCATCAGTAATGAACAATGATCAAACGATGGCGATGCTGAATACTAACCTAACCTCCAATTCAAAGGTTATTCAAATGATGAATAGAGCTTCACGGCAAACACCATCTTCAGGATCTGTAGATACATCTCGTCTGGAACAACTTCAAGATAGCAATAATCAACTCCAAGCTAAGAATAACCAATTAGTTTCAATGCTTATCCAGGCATTGAACAATAAAGAATTCAGTATCACTACAAAGCAAATTTATGATGCCAATAAATCCTATTCTGACCAACAAACAAAAAGCGTTAACCTGGCGAAGGGGGTGCTAACAGCTGGATAA